Proteins encoded together in one Meiothermus sp. QL-1 window:
- the hisG gene encoding ATP phosphoribosyltransferase has product MVRGRYALVVALPKGRHFADGYQALLGAGLPLPPIENGRALLHGREGGIALLELRNHDVPTYVDLGIADVGVVGKDVLLESGRDVYEPVDLGTGACRLSLIRHPEATGPIRRIATKYPRFTAQILRERGWAADIIELAGNVELAALTGLADAVVDVVQTGATLRAAGLVELEVLAHSTARFIVNRQALKLKRDLLRPLIERLRTGARPQG; this is encoded by the coding sequence ATGGTCCGCGGACGCTACGCCCTGGTGGTGGCCCTGCCCAAGGGGCGCCACTTTGCCGACGGCTACCAGGCCTTGCTAGGGGCCGGCCTGCCCCTCCCCCCCATAGAGAACGGGCGGGCCCTGCTGCACGGCCGGGAGGGGGGCATAGCCCTTCTAGAGCTGCGCAACCACGACGTACCCACCTACGTGGACCTAGGCATCGCCGACGTGGGGGTGGTAGGGAAGGATGTGCTTCTGGAGTCGGGGCGGGATGTGTACGAGCCGGTGGACCTGGGCACCGGGGCCTGCCGCCTTTCCCTTATCCGCCACCCAGAGGCCACCGGCCCCATCCGCCGCATCGCCACCAAGTACCCCCGTTTCACTGCGCAAATCCTGCGGGAGCGGGGCTGGGCCGCGGATATCATCGAACTGGCCGGTAATGTGGAGCTGGCGGCCCTGACCGGGCTGGCCGATGCGGTGGTGGACGTGGTGCAGACCGGGGCCACCCTGAGGGCTGCTGGACTGGTGGAGCTAGAGGTCCTGGCCCACTCCACCGCCCGCTTCATCGTGAACCGCCAGGCCCTGAAACTCAAACGCGACCTTTTACGCCCCCTAATAGAGCGCCTGCGAACCGGGGCCAGGCCTCAGGGGTAG
- a CDS encoding NADPH:quinone oxidoreductase family protein, with amino-acid sequence MKAVVLERNGPPENLVYREVPEPSLQAGEVRIRTLLTSLNFADVLARRGGYEAAPPLPFIPGLDVVGVVEALGAGVEGLRVGQRVAAFAAGGSYAEKVLAKAVLTYPVPDELPDEAVAGLTALVTAYNVLTWAGRLQPGETVLVHAAAGGVGSLAVQMARALGAGRVLGTVGHAAKAGFVRGLGADEVMGYEDFAQRVLELTREGADLILDSVAGEVFNQSLGCLAPFGRLVIYGHASGQPGHFETRPLHRQTKAIIGYSSGHYRRSRPERLRHSVEAVFELLKGRVRLPVGARFRLAEAARAHALMESRQSVGKILLYP; translated from the coding sequence ATGAAAGCGGTTGTGCTCGAGCGCAACGGTCCTCCAGAGAACCTTGTTTACCGGGAAGTACCCGAGCCTTCGCTGCAGGCGGGAGAAGTGCGGATACGCACCCTCCTCACCAGCCTTAACTTCGCCGATGTGCTGGCCCGGCGCGGCGGGTACGAGGCGGCCCCGCCGCTTCCTTTTATCCCGGGGCTGGATGTGGTGGGGGTGGTGGAGGCCCTGGGGGCAGGGGTGGAGGGCCTCAGGGTGGGGCAGCGGGTGGCGGCCTTTGCGGCAGGGGGGTCTTACGCGGAGAAGGTGCTGGCAAAGGCGGTGCTCACCTATCCGGTGCCCGATGAGCTTCCCGATGAGGCTGTTGCAGGTCTGACTGCTCTGGTCACGGCCTACAACGTTCTCACCTGGGCAGGAAGGCTGCAGCCGGGGGAGACGGTGCTGGTCCACGCTGCAGCGGGCGGGGTAGGCAGCCTGGCGGTGCAGATGGCCCGGGCGCTGGGGGCCGGGCGGGTGCTGGGTACGGTGGGGCATGCGGCCAAGGCTGGGTTTGTTCGCGGGCTGGGGGCTGATGAGGTGATGGGCTATGAGGACTTTGCCCAGCGGGTGCTCGAGCTAACCCGGGAAGGAGCGGATCTAATCCTGGACTCGGTGGCGGGAGAGGTATTCAACCAAAGCCTGGGCTGCCTGGCGCCTTTTGGTCGGTTGGTGATATACGGCCATGCCAGCGGGCAGCCGGGCCATTTTGAGACCCGCCCTCTTCACCGCCAGACCAAGGCAATCATCGGCTACAGCAGTGGACACTACCGGCGCAGCCGCCCTGAGCGCCTGCGCCACAGCGTGGAGGCTGTTTTCGAGCTACTAAAGGGCCGGGTGCGGCTTCCAGTAGGGGCCCGCTTCCGGCTGGCAGAGGCAGCCCGAGCCCATGCCCTGATGGAAAGCCGCCAGAGCGTGGGCAAGATACTGCTCTACCCCTGA
- the trmH gene encoding tRNA (guanosine(18)-2'-O)-methyltransferase TrmH, producing MTPERLARMRAVLDKRQPDLTVLLERVHKPHNFSAILRSCDAVGVLEAHAIPPKHGLPSLEEDGLDLDDKTHRETSGSATKWVGVRVHPDLPSALAHLRSRGFQVLAAHLSERAMDYRQADYTRPTCILLGTEKWGVSPEAAEAADGHIRIPMLGMVQSLNVSVAAAVILFEAQRQRLEAGFYDRVRLSPEQYQATLEEWVARHARGKG from the coding sequence GTGACGCCAGAGCGCCTTGCCCGGATGCGCGCCGTCCTCGACAAACGCCAGCCCGACCTCACCGTGCTCCTGGAGCGGGTGCACAAGCCCCACAACTTCTCGGCCATCCTGCGCTCCTGCGACGCGGTAGGAGTGCTGGAGGCCCACGCCATCCCGCCCAAACACGGCTTGCCTTCGCTGGAAGAAGATGGGCTGGACCTCGACGATAAGACCCACCGCGAGACCTCCGGCTCGGCCACCAAGTGGGTGGGGGTACGGGTTCACCCCGACCTACCCTCGGCCCTCGCCCACCTGCGGAGCCGGGGCTTCCAGGTCCTGGCCGCCCACCTTTCCGAGCGGGCCATGGACTACCGCCAGGCCGACTACACCCGCCCCACCTGCATCCTGCTGGGCACCGAGAAGTGGGGGGTTTCGCCGGAAGCCGCGGAAGCCGCCGATGGGCATATCCGGATTCCCATGCTGGGCATGGTGCAAAGCCTGAACGTATCGGTGGCCGCAGCGGTGATTCTCTTCGAAGCGCAGCGCCAGCGGCTAGAAGCCGGCTTTTACGACCGGGTGCGCCTTAGCCCAGAGCAGTACCAGGCGACGCTCGAGGAGTGGGTTGCCCGGCATGCGCGCGGTAAGGGTTGA
- a CDS encoding 2,3-bisphosphoglycerate-independent phosphoglycerate mutase, with protein sequence MDLLSIISELSQKTPSKILLVVLDGVGGLPLEPGGPTELAAARTPNLDALAQRSALGLLTPVYPGLAPGSGPGHLALFGYDPFRYVVGRGALSAIGIGAEFREGDVAVRGNFATLDGEGRVLDRRAGRPSDAENQRVVEQLRKAIPEIEGVKVNFYTESEHRFVVVLRGEDLGDQVTDTDPQKSGVLPLPAWAKEPGDRASQRTAAVLNQLSASIRVALSGEPQVNGALFRGVSLRPRFPSMAEVYRLTPACIASYPMYKGLASLVGMEVLPVEGEGDAPEGKLRALRENWSRFDFFYLHFKKTDAAGEDGNFAEKVRKIELFDQLLPEILALAPDVLAITGDHSTPAALRAHAWHPVPVLLHAPFLRHDLAQRFTEDEAARGSLGHLRGVELMPLLLAHAGKLQKYGA encoded by the coding sequence ATGGACCTGCTTTCCATCATCTCCGAACTGAGCCAGAAGACCCCCTCTAAAATCCTCCTTGTCGTGCTGGACGGCGTAGGAGGACTGCCGCTCGAGCCAGGAGGCCCCACCGAGCTGGCTGCGGCCCGGACCCCGAACCTAGACGCCCTGGCACAGCGAAGCGCCCTGGGGCTTCTTACCCCGGTCTACCCGGGCTTGGCCCCCGGTTCCGGCCCTGGCCACCTGGCGCTTTTCGGCTACGACCCCTTCCGCTACGTGGTGGGGCGCGGGGCCCTTTCGGCCATCGGTATTGGGGCCGAGTTTAGGGAGGGGGATGTGGCGGTGCGGGGCAACTTCGCCACCCTGGATGGCGAAGGACGGGTGCTCGACCGCCGGGCCGGTCGCCCCAGCGATGCGGAAAACCAGCGTGTGGTGGAGCAGCTCAGAAAGGCTATCCCGGAGATTGAAGGGGTGAAGGTGAACTTCTACACCGAAAGCGAACACCGCTTCGTGGTGGTTTTGCGTGGAGAAGACCTGGGCGATCAGGTAACCGATACCGACCCGCAGAAGAGCGGGGTGCTGCCCCTGCCAGCCTGGGCCAAGGAGCCGGGCGACCGGGCCAGCCAGCGCACCGCCGCGGTGCTCAACCAGCTTTCCGCAAGCATCCGCGTGGCCCTTTCGGGCGAGCCCCAGGTCAACGGGGCCCTCTTCCGGGGCGTCTCCCTCAGGCCCCGCTTTCCCAGCATGGCCGAGGTCTACCGGCTCACCCCGGCCTGCATCGCCAGCTACCCCATGTACAAGGGCTTGGCCAGCCTGGTGGGGATGGAGGTGCTGCCGGTGGAGGGGGAGGGGGACGCACCCGAGGGCAAGCTCAGGGCCCTGCGGGAAAACTGGTCGCGCTTCGACTTCTTCTATTTGCACTTCAAGAAGACCGACGCGGCCGGGGAGGACGGCAACTTTGCCGAAAAAGTGAGAAAAATCGAACTCTTCGACCAGCTACTGCCGGAGATCCTGGCCCTTGCCCCCGATGTGCTGGCCATTACCGGCGACCACTCTACCCCGGCCGCCCTCAGGGCCCACGCCTGGCACCCGGTGCCCGTGTTGCTCCATGCCCCCTTCTTGCGCCACGACCTTGCCCAGCGCTTCACCGAGGACGAGGCCGCCCGGGGAAGCCTGGGGCACCTGCGGGGGGTGGAGCTGATGCCTCTGCTTTTAGCCCACGCCGGCAAGCTGCAAAAGTATGGGGCCTGA
- a CDS encoding Fumble domain-containing protein: MLKLGVDFGLSNTDAVLVEGQTIVAEQMLKTGPASPEALEEVLRSLGVRPGQLETVVCVGGLSRNLPECLLGLRLERVEEIQAIGRGGLALAGLREALVVSAGTGTAMVAARGLEAAHFTGSAVGGGTLLALSRLLLGTADPLELARLAERGDPSRVDTVLQDVIGGGIGHLPPEATAVNLGRLVGAVQPRPEDLAAGLVTLVGQVIGVIALNALKAAGLSQMVLVGHLTDLAPVRAALERVWRFYQVEPRPLIPPKAGFATAYGAVLCVSS, from the coding sequence ATGTTGAAGCTCGGCGTAGACTTCGGGCTTTCCAATACCGATGCCGTGCTGGTGGAGGGCCAGACCATAGTGGCCGAGCAGATGCTGAAGACCGGGCCCGCCAGCCCCGAGGCGCTGGAGGAGGTGTTGCGGAGCTTAGGGGTTCGGCCTGGCCAGCTGGAGACCGTCGTCTGCGTGGGGGGGCTTTCGCGCAACCTGCCCGAGTGCCTCCTGGGCCTGAGGCTCGAGCGGGTCGAGGAAATCCAGGCCATAGGGCGCGGGGGGCTGGCCCTGGCGGGCTTGCGGGAGGCCCTGGTGGTCTCGGCCGGCACCGGCACCGCCATGGTGGCGGCGCGGGGCCTCGAGGCCGCTCACTTCACCGGCTCGGCGGTGGGGGGCGGCACGCTTCTGGCCCTATCCAGGCTGCTCCTGGGCACGGCCGACCCCCTCGAGCTGGCCCGTCTGGCCGAGCGGGGCGACCCCAGCCGGGTGGATACGGTGCTGCAGGACGTGATTGGGGGCGGCATCGGCCACCTGCCGCCCGAGGCCACCGCGGTCAACCTGGGCCGCCTGGTGGGGGCCGTCCAGCCCCGGCCCGAGGATCTGGCCGCGGGCCTGGTCACGCTGGTGGGCCAGGTAATCGGCGTCATCGCCCTCAACGCCCTCAAGGCCGCGGGGCTCTCCCAGATGGTGCTGGTGGGCCACCTGACCGATCTAGCCCCTGTACGGGCTGCTTTGGAGCGGGTCTGGCGCTTCTACCAGGTGGAGCCCCGCCCCCTCATTCCTCCCAAAGCGGGCTTCGCCACGGCCTACGGGGCGGTGCTCTGCGTTTCCTCTTAG
- a CDS encoding DMT family transporter: MRPSVLAVAAVLSAGVAAISFGSIFVRLASQSAGDSGVAFSLVMSALRMLFASLFLLPAWQGLRRLKTSANPWPFALGAGAFLALHFATWITSLGLTSIAASTVLVTSTPIWMALLAWLWLGLAPNRLTLLAIGIALGGAVVVALADSGGAPAPDPPLGNLLALCGAVAAAAYLLLGREAQRRGLPIGVYIATAYTTAALLLLPLPWLLGGGYLGYPPLTYLWIALMALFPQLIGHTSLNWAMRHAHPVLVSLVALLEPVGASLLALLIFAEVPSVQVVWGGLLLLAGVGLAVLGNSSREKAAAEEGP; the protein is encoded by the coding sequence ATGCGGCCCTCGGTTTTGGCAGTGGCAGCGGTGCTTTCGGCAGGTGTGGCGGCCATCTCCTTCGGCTCTATATTCGTGCGCCTGGCCAGCCAGAGCGCGGGGGACAGCGGCGTGGCTTTTAGCCTGGTGATGAGCGCTTTGCGCATGCTTTTCGCCAGTTTATTTTTGCTGCCGGCCTGGCAGGGGCTTCGGCGGCTAAAGACCTCTGCCAACCCCTGGCCTTTCGCCCTGGGGGCGGGGGCCTTTCTGGCCCTGCACTTCGCCACCTGGATCACCTCCCTGGGTCTCACCAGCATTGCCGCCAGCACCGTGCTGGTGACCTCCACCCCCATCTGGATGGCCCTTCTGGCCTGGCTCTGGCTTGGGCTGGCGCCCAACCGCCTCACCCTCCTCGCCATCGGTATAGCCCTCGGAGGAGCGGTTGTGGTGGCTTTGGCCGATTCTGGCGGTGCGCCTGCGCCTGACCCACCTTTGGGCAACCTTTTGGCCCTGTGTGGGGCGGTGGCAGCGGCGGCCTACCTGCTGCTGGGGCGGGAGGCCCAGCGGCGGGGCCTGCCGATTGGGGTCTATATCGCTACTGCCTACACCACCGCGGCCTTGCTGCTCTTGCCCCTGCCCTGGCTGCTGGGGGGTGGCTACCTGGGGTATCCCCCCCTCACCTACCTTTGGATTGCCCTGATGGCCCTCTTTCCCCAGCTCATCGGGCATACCAGCCTGAACTGGGCCATGCGGCACGCTCACCCGGTGCTGGTAAGCCTGGTGGCCCTCCTTGAGCCGGTTGGGGCCAGCCTTCTGGCCCTGCTGATTTTCGCCGAGGTGCCCTCGGTCCAGGTGGTTTGGGGCGGGCTACTTCTGCTGGCGGGGGTAGGCCTGGCGGTGCTCGGCAACTCCTCCCGGGAAAAGGCCGCTGCAGAGGAGGGCCCCTAG
- a CDS encoding Re/Si-specific NAD(P)(+) transhydrogenase subunit alpha, producing MVQIAVPKETAPGERRVALTPEVVARLVKEGCRVRLETGAGAQAYFSDEAYRNAGAEVVSRETLFQEAQVVFTVQPLEVADLRRLAAGTLVVGLMYPHRDPERVRAMAEGGITALAMELIPRITRAQSMDVLSSQATVAGYMAALIAARESSRFFPMLTTAAGTIRPARVMVMGVGVAGLQAIATARRLGANVWAYDVRKAAAEQALSLGAKVIELPISAEGEGGYARELTEEEKRIQHEALAKEVGSMDAVITTAQVPGRKAPLLITPDMVERMGPGSVIVDLAAESGGNCALTRPGETVEVNGVRIVGPLNLPSALAVHASEMYAKNLYNLSKLLIKEKALAPDWSDEILAGALLTHQGEIAHAPTRALLGG from the coding sequence ATGGTTCAGATTGCAGTGCCCAAAGAGACGGCGCCTGGCGAACGCCGGGTGGCCCTCACCCCGGAGGTGGTGGCGCGGTTGGTGAAGGAGGGGTGCCGGGTGCGGCTCGAGACTGGCGCCGGTGCGCAGGCCTATTTTTCCGACGAGGCCTACCGCAACGCCGGGGCCGAGGTGGTAAGCCGCGAGACCCTCTTCCAGGAGGCCCAGGTGGTCTTCACGGTGCAGCCCCTCGAGGTGGCCGATCTGCGCCGCCTGGCCGCAGGTACCCTGGTGGTAGGGCTGATGTACCCCCACCGCGACCCCGAGCGGGTCCGCGCCATGGCCGAAGGCGGGATTACCGCCCTGGCCATGGAGCTCATCCCCCGAATCACCCGGGCCCAGAGCATGGACGTGCTCTCCTCCCAGGCCACCGTGGCCGGGTATATGGCCGCCCTGATCGCAGCCCGCGAGAGCAGCCGCTTCTTCCCCATGCTCACCACCGCCGCCGGCACCATCCGCCCTGCCCGGGTCATGGTGATGGGGGTGGGGGTGGCCGGGCTGCAGGCCATCGCCACCGCCCGCCGGCTGGGGGCCAACGTCTGGGCTTACGATGTCCGCAAGGCCGCGGCCGAGCAGGCCCTTTCCCTGGGGGCCAAGGTAATCGAGCTGCCCATCAGCGCCGAGGGCGAGGGGGGGTATGCCCGCGAGCTGACCGAGGAGGAAAAGCGAATCCAGCACGAGGCCCTGGCCAAAGAGGTGGGGAGCATGGACGCGGTCATCACCACGGCGCAGGTGCCAGGCCGCAAGGCCCCCCTGCTCATCACCCCGGACATGGTCGAGCGGATGGGGCCGGGCTCGGTCATCGTGGACCTGGCCGCAGAATCGGGCGGCAACTGCGCCCTGACCCGGCCAGGAGAGACGGTAGAGGTCAACGGGGTCAGGATCGTGGGGCCGCTGAACCTACCGAGCGCGCTGGCGGTGCACGCCAGCGAGATGTACGCCAAGAACCTCTACAACCTTTCCAAGCTCCTCATCAAGGAAAAAGCCCTTGCCCCCGACTGGAGCGACGAAATTCTGGCCGGGGCCCTGCTCACCCACCAAGGCGAGATTGCCCACGCGCCCACCCGGGCGCTTTTAGGAGGTTAG
- a CDS encoding NAD(P) transhydrogenase subunit alpha: MDSTWAALYIFLLAAFTGYEVISRVPVILHTPLMSGSNFIHGIVVVGAMVVLGHAETPLEQAIGFFGVILGAANAAGGYVVTERMLEMFERKPKGG; encoded by the coding sequence ATGGACTCGACCTGGGCAGCTTTGTACATCTTCTTGCTGGCAGCCTTTACCGGCTACGAGGTGATCAGTCGGGTGCCGGTCATCCTGCACACCCCCTTGATGTCCGGCTCCAACTTCATCCACGGCATCGTGGTGGTGGGGGCCATGGTGGTGCTGGGCCACGCGGAGACACCCCTCGAGCAGGCCATCGGCTTCTTCGGGGTCATCCTGGGAGCGGCCAATGCAGCGGGGGGCTACGTGGTCACCGAGCGGATGCTGGAGATGTTTGAGCGAAAACCGAAAGGAGGCTAG
- a CDS encoding NAD(P)(+) transhydrogenase (Re/Si-specific) subunit beta gives MENFVQLVYFLTALLFILGLKRMASPATARSGVVWAGAAMVAATLVTFFLPDLHNRGLMLLAIAVGTVVAWIAAKRVQMTDMPQMVAIYNGMGGGAAGAIAAVELLRGEFEGAQGLKLLAILGALIGSVSFTGSLIAFAKLQGLMSSRPILFPTQQLVNAGVGAAALLLGLVVLLTEPNPLILLFFLLALSFGVLMTLPIGGGDMPVVISLYNAFTGLAVGFEGFAIGNAALIVAGTVVGAAGTLLTFLMAKAMNRSLWSVLVGGFGVEQEAGEVKGSLKPIDLDDAAVMLAYASKVIFVPGYGMALAQAQHKLRELADVLEAKGVEVKFAIHPVAGRMPGHMNVLLAEAGVAYEKLFDLEDINPEFPQADVAVVIGANDVVNPAARRKGSPLYGMPILEVDKAKNAIVIKRGQGKGFAGVENELFYADNTRMLYGDAQSVLGQLVQALKKL, from the coding sequence ATGGAAAACTTCGTCCAGCTCGTGTACTTCCTGACGGCCCTGCTCTTCATCCTGGGCCTCAAGCGCATGGCCTCCCCCGCCACCGCCCGCAGCGGGGTGGTCTGGGCCGGGGCAGCCATGGTGGCGGCCACCTTGGTCACCTTCTTCCTGCCCGACCTGCACAACCGGGGCCTGATGCTCCTGGCCATTGCGGTGGGCACGGTGGTGGCCTGGATTGCGGCCAAGCGGGTGCAGATGACCGACATGCCCCAGATGGTGGCCATCTACAACGGCATGGGGGGCGGTGCGGCGGGGGCCATTGCTGCGGTGGAGCTCTTGCGGGGCGAGTTCGAAGGGGCCCAGGGCCTGAAGCTTCTGGCCATTTTGGGGGCCCTCATCGGCTCGGTATCCTTCACCGGCAGCCTGATTGCCTTCGCCAAGCTCCAGGGCCTGATGTCGAGCCGGCCCATCCTCTTCCCCACCCAGCAGCTGGTGAACGCCGGTGTGGGGGCGGCGGCTTTGCTGCTGGGGCTGGTGGTCCTCCTCACCGAGCCCAACCCCCTTATCCTGCTTTTCTTCCTTCTTGCCCTAAGCTTCGGGGTGCTGATGACCCTCCCGATTGGCGGAGGGGATATGCCGGTGGTCATCTCGCTCTACAACGCCTTCACCGGGCTGGCGGTGGGTTTTGAGGGCTTCGCCATTGGGAATGCGGCCCTGATTGTGGCCGGCACGGTGGTGGGGGCAGCAGGCACCCTCCTCACCTTCCTGATGGCCAAGGCCATGAACCGGAGCCTCTGGAGCGTGCTGGTAGGTGGCTTTGGGGTGGAACAGGAGGCAGGCGAGGTCAAGGGAAGCCTCAAGCCCATCGACCTCGACGATGCCGCGGTTATGCTGGCCTATGCCTCCAAGGTGATCTTCGTGCCCGGCTACGGCATGGCCCTGGCCCAGGCCCAGCACAAGCTGCGGGAGCTCGCGGATGTGCTCGAGGCCAAAGGGGTGGAGGTCAAGTTCGCCATCCACCCCGTGGCGGGCCGGATGCCCGGCCACATGAACGTGCTGCTGGCCGAGGCTGGGGTGGCCTACGAAAAGCTCTTCGACCTGGAGGACATCAACCCAGAGTTCCCCCAGGCGGATGTGGCCGTGGTCATCGGGGCCAACGACGTGGTCAACCCCGCCGCCCGCCGCAAGGGCTCGCCCCTCTACGGCATGCCCATCCTGGAGGTGGACAAGGCCAAAAACGCCATCGTTATCAAGCGCGGCCAGGGCAAGGGTTTTGCTGGGGTAGAAAACGAGCTCTTCTATGCCGACAATACCCGTATGCTCTATGGCGATGCCCAGAGCGTGCTGGGGCAGTTGGTGCAGGCCCTGAAAAAACTTTAG